One window of the Janthinobacterium sp. PAMC25594 genome contains the following:
- the hslO gene encoding Hsp33 family molecular chaperone HslO, translating into MTTETTGAVSAAVSGQDTLQKFIFDNAAVRGQFIDVSHTWQEVVSRHAYPAAVKKVLGEMVAAAALLSANLKFNGSIIMQIHGDGPVRLMVVECDSDLRLRATAKLDPDAAIPDVATVPQLLNATGKGRFIITLDPADKVPGQQPYQGIVPLDGDDMATVIENYMLRSEQLDTRLWLATDDSVSRGLLLQKLPHHGGKAEATPVSEEVALDTWHRAVMLASTLKEEEILATDIETLMQRLFWEETIRVFDPLHPSFHCSCTREKVGNMLKMLGEEEVNGTLDEVGKVGVNCDFCGQHYEFDKVDCAQLFITDAPAEVLIPPAASIN; encoded by the coding sequence ATGACGACTGAAACCACGGGCGCGGTCAGCGCAGCTGTTAGCGGCCAGGATACCCTGCAAAAATTTATTTTCGACAACGCCGCCGTGCGCGGCCAGTTCATCGACGTTTCCCACACCTGGCAAGAAGTGGTGTCGCGCCACGCCTATCCGGCGGCCGTGAAAAAAGTGCTGGGCGAAATGGTGGCCGCCGCCGCCCTGCTGTCGGCCAACCTGAAATTCAACGGCTCCATCATCATGCAAATCCACGGTGACGGTCCCGTGCGCCTGATGGTCGTCGAATGCGATTCCGACCTGCGCCTGCGCGCCACGGCCAAGCTGGACCCGGACGCCGCCATCCCCGACGTCGCCACCGTGCCGCAATTGCTCAACGCCACGGGCAAGGGCCGCTTCATCATCACCCTGGACCCGGCCGACAAGGTGCCGGGCCAGCAACCGTACCAGGGCATCGTGCCGCTGGACGGCGACGACATGGCGACCGTGATCGAAAACTACATGTTGCGTTCGGAACAGCTCGACACGCGTCTGTGGCTGGCCACGGACGACAGCGTCTCGCGCGGCCTGCTGCTGCAAAAGCTGCCCCACCATGGCGGCAAGGCCGAAGCGACGCCTGTCTCGGAAGAAGTTGCATTGGATACATGGCACCGCGCCGTGATGCTGGCGTCGACCCTGAAAGAGGAAGAAATCCTCGCCACCGACATCGAGACCCTGATGCAGCGCTTGTTCTGGGAAGAAACCATCCGCGTCTTCGACCCGCTGCACCCAAGCTTCCATTGCAGCTGCACGCGCGAAAAAGTGGGCAATATGCTCAAGATGCTGGGCGAGGAAGAAGTCAACGGCACCCTCGACGAAGTGGGGAAAGTGGGCGTGAACTGTGATTTCTGCGGCCAGCACTACGAGTTCGACAAGGTCGATTGCGCGCAGCTGTTCATCACGGATGCGCCGGCAGAGGTCTTGATTCCGCCAGCCGCGAGCATTAACTAA
- a CDS encoding TonB-dependent receptor produces MMTTHLTLALRRHSFHVLLGACAAGLSLPALAQTAVAAAVAAATTDMGASAAPAADDNAPMATVEISSRKTRSSVALSKNEIQKILPGTNPLKALQTLPGVSFQTADPWGNNEQNLSLFVHGFSGQQLGYTMDGVPLGDQQYGNYNGLSPQRAVISENVRSVVLSSGAGDLATASTSNLGGTIETYSSDPLATQGASVQQTVGSHRTSRTFARYDTGAFGDGSSAYFSILHHEARAWDFDARQGGDQFNAKYVNRSEAGKLTLFFNYSDKIEPNEDSTVHVKGETSAPYTRPFLYPDFKAALNYLSPTGATPAADGNNYRNYYSDAQRTDYLAYAKFDANLSDGMTWSNQVYYHKDDGAGVVAGPIGVAGLPGLFSVYYPKQNLKQVFGNSGYAVRTTEYDIKRGGFLSTLRKEIGNHQLEAGLWLEHNRSSAYRRWYALDVNNPTSPYDRPSNPLITQYGSEIDNKVVQLHLQDEWRIRPDIALQAGFKSSLQFADGQFPVQPANGAIAGGSTALPVGTINTKKWFLPQVGARWDFTPQDQLYFNIQKNMRQFVTYGGGGASPWSLSSQAAFDLFKRDAKPETALTYEVGVRGSHPLNLGAITAIDGQVNVYHVDFSNRLLQISPTPVISSIIGGNPVLANVGSVRTDGIDIAGTVHFGNNFSFYNALSYNRSQYADNYNNGAALVLTAGKNVPGSPEWLNKFVASATFGDIEVQLTGDYVGKRYATYTNDLSVPSYFLMGLGVSGKLPAMASWLKNPRWRLNVSNLANREGSLNVVVGAADKTYNTFPIAPRQGFLTLTADF; encoded by the coding sequence ATGATGACCACCCACTTGACGCTGGCCCTGCGCCGCCATTCCTTCCATGTTTTGCTGGGCGCCTGCGCCGCTGGCTTGAGTTTGCCTGCCCTGGCGCAAACGGCCGTGGCCGCCGCCGTGGCCGCCGCCACTACCGACATGGGAGCCTCTGCTGCCCCGGCTGCCGACGACAACGCACCGATGGCCACCGTGGAGATTTCCTCGCGCAAGACGCGTTCTTCAGTCGCCCTGAGCAAGAATGAAATCCAAAAAATCCTGCCCGGCACGAATCCCCTGAAAGCCTTGCAAACCTTGCCTGGCGTCAGCTTCCAGACGGCCGATCCATGGGGCAACAACGAACAAAACCTGTCGCTGTTCGTGCATGGCTTTTCCGGCCAGCAACTCGGCTACACCATGGATGGCGTGCCGCTCGGAGACCAGCAGTACGGCAACTACAACGGTCTGTCGCCGCAGCGCGCCGTGATCAGCGAAAACGTGCGCAGCGTCGTGCTGTCCTCGGGCGCGGGCGACCTGGCGACGGCCTCGACCAGCAACCTGGGCGGCACCATCGAAACCTATTCCAGCGACCCGCTGGCCACGCAAGGCGCCAGCGTGCAGCAAACGGTGGGCAGCCACCGCACCTCGCGCACGTTTGCCCGCTACGACACGGGCGCCTTCGGCGACGGCAGCAGCGCCTATTTTTCCATCCTGCACCACGAAGCGCGCGCCTGGGACTTCGATGCGCGCCAGGGCGGCGACCAGTTCAACGCCAAATACGTCAACCGCAGCGAAGCGGGCAAGCTGACCCTGTTCTTCAATTACTCGGACAAGATCGAGCCGAACGAAGACAGCACCGTGCACGTGAAGGGCGAGACGAGCGCACCGTACACGCGCCCCTTCCTGTATCCCGACTTCAAGGCGGCCCTCAATTACCTGTCGCCGACGGGCGCGACGCCGGCCGCCGACGGCAACAATTACCGCAATTACTACAGCGACGCACAGCGCACCGATTACCTGGCGTATGCCAAGTTCGACGCCAACTTGTCCGATGGCATGACGTGGTCGAACCAGGTGTACTACCACAAGGATGACGGCGCGGGCGTGGTGGCCGGCCCCATCGGCGTGGCCGGCTTGCCGGGCCTGTTCAGCGTGTACTACCCGAAACAGAACCTGAAACAGGTGTTCGGCAACTCGGGCTACGCCGTGCGCACAACGGAATACGACATCAAGCGCGGCGGCTTCCTTTCCACCTTGCGCAAGGAAATCGGCAATCACCAGCTGGAAGCGGGCCTGTGGCTGGAACACAACCGCTCGTCCGCCTACCGCCGCTGGTATGCGCTGGACGTCAACAACCCGACCTCGCCGTATGACCGCCCCAGCAATCCTCTGATCACGCAGTACGGCAGCGAGATCGACAACAAGGTGGTGCAGCTGCATTTGCAGGATGAATGGCGCATCCGTCCCGATATCGCGCTGCAGGCGGGCTTCAAGTCCAGCCTGCAGTTTGCCGACGGCCAATTCCCCGTGCAGCCAGCCAATGGCGCCATTGCCGGCGGCTCGACGGCCTTGCCGGTCGGCACCATCAACACGAAAAAATGGTTCCTGCCGCAAGTGGGCGCGCGCTGGGACTTCACGCCGCAAGACCAGCTGTACTTCAATATCCAGAAAAACATGCGCCAGTTCGTCACCTATGGCGGCGGCGGCGCCTCGCCATGGAGCTTGTCGAGCCAGGCCGCGTTCGACCTGTTCAAGCGCGATGCCAAGCCGGAAACGGCCCTCACCTATGAAGTGGGCGTGCGCGGCAGCCACCCATTGAACCTGGGCGCCATCACGGCCATCGATGGCCAGGTCAATGTGTACCACGTCGATTTCAGCAACCGTTTGCTGCAGATCAGCCCCACGCCCGTGATTTCCTCCATCATCGGCGGCAACCCCGTGCTGGCCAACGTGGGCAGCGTGCGCACGGACGGCATCGACATCGCCGGTACCGTGCACTTTGGCAACAATTTCTCGTTCTACAATGCCCTGTCGTACAACCGCTCGCAGTACGCGGACAACTACAACAATGGCGCCGCGCTGGTGCTGACGGCCGGCAAGAACGTGCCCGGCTCGCCGGAATGGCTGAACAAGTTCGTGGCCTCGGCTACGTTTGGCGATATCGAAGTGCAACTGACGGGGGACTATGTGGGCAAGCGCTACGCGACGTACACCAACGATTTATCGGTCCCCAGCTATTTCCTGATGGGCCTTGGCGTGTCGGGCAAGCTGCCGGCCATGGCCAGCTGGCTGAAAAACCCGCGCTGGCGCTTGAACGTCAGCAACCTGGCCAACCGCGAGGGCTCGCTGAACGTGGTGGTGGGCGCGGCCGACAAGACGTACAACACCTTCCCCATCGCCCCGCGCCAGGGCTTTTTGACCCTGACGGCGGATTTCTGA
- a CDS encoding glycerophosphodiester phosphodiesterase, which translates to MLPQRHFSRRSFVQAAAGGLALAAAPGFAAGLLAPPPARPLVFAHRGASALRPEHTLASYAKAILDGADYVEPDLVATRDGILVARHESNLIDTTDVARRPEFASRRGKKMVDGEWHDGWFVDDFTLAELKTLRAIERLPKVRTGNTLYDGQFQIPTWEEIIDFVAAQSAASGRVIGLVPELKSSTYFRDAGLALEDRFLSTMLAHEYTRRAPIEIQSFEVANLKYLREKLGRRANVRLMQLVVGGEVRPMDVVKAGGKLTFGQMTTPAGLRDIAAYADVVAPPTRGVIALGADQRLAAPTTIVDDAHQAGLLLHTWTFRPENRFLAADFRDGNGENARNEAGSVAEMRRYIETGLDGFFSDDPGLGRIAAG; encoded by the coding sequence GTGCTGCCGCAACGGCACTTTTCGCGCCGCAGCTTCGTCCAGGCAGCAGCCGGCGGCCTGGCCCTGGCCGCCGCACCGGGCTTTGCCGCCGGCCTGCTGGCTCCGCCTCCCGCGCGTCCGCTGGTGTTCGCCCACCGGGGCGCCAGCGCCCTGCGCCCCGAGCACACGCTGGCGTCGTACGCCAAGGCAATCCTCGATGGCGCCGATTACGTCGAGCCGGACCTGGTCGCCACGCGCGACGGCATCCTCGTGGCGCGCCACGAAAGCAACCTGATCGACACCACCGACGTGGCGCGCCGGCCTGAATTTGCCAGCCGGCGCGGCAAGAAGATGGTCGACGGCGAATGGCACGACGGCTGGTTCGTCGACGACTTTACGCTGGCGGAACTGAAAACCCTGCGCGCCATCGAACGCTTGCCGAAAGTACGCACCGGCAACACCTTGTACGATGGCCAATTCCAGATCCCCACGTGGGAAGAAATCATCGATTTTGTTGCAGCGCAATCTGCCGCCAGCGGCCGCGTCATCGGCCTCGTGCCGGAGCTGAAAAGTTCCACCTATTTCCGCGATGCGGGCCTGGCGCTGGAAGACCGTTTCCTGTCGACCATGCTGGCACACGAATACACGCGCCGCGCGCCGATCGAAATCCAGTCCTTCGAAGTGGCCAATTTGAAGTACCTGCGCGAGAAGCTGGGACGGCGCGCCAACGTGCGCCTGATGCAGCTGGTGGTGGGCGGCGAGGTGCGCCCCATGGATGTCGTCAAGGCCGGTGGCAAGCTGACCTTCGGGCAGATGACGACGCCGGCCGGCTTGCGTGACATCGCCGCCTACGCGGACGTGGTGGCGCCGCCCACGCGAGGCGTCATCGCGTTGGGCGCCGACCAGCGCCTGGCTGCGCCCACGACCATCGTCGACGATGCGCACCAGGCGGGCCTGCTGTTGCACACGTGGACCTTCCGGCCAGAAAACCGTTTCCTGGCGGCCGACTTCCGCGATGGCAATGGAGAAAATGCGCGCAACGAAGCGGGATCCGTGGCGGAAATGCGGCGCTATATCGAAACGGGACTGGACGGCTTTTTCAGCGACGATCCGGGCCTGGGACGCATCGCCGCCGGATAA
- a CDS encoding L-threonylcarbamoyladenylate synthase, producing MSQFFQIHPENPQLRLIKQAAQIIQSGGVVALPTDSCYALVCQLDDKGAVERLRRIRGVDEKHHLTLLCRDLSELGLYARVDNRQFRLLKAGTPGAYTFILEATKEVPRRLSHPSRKTIGLRVPQHRIVQSLLEELGQPLLGATLTLPGDEDSLTDADTIRERLEKLLDLIIDGGVCAHGPSTVIDLTGPEPEVVRVGRGDPAVLGL from the coding sequence ATGAGTCAATTTTTCCAGATTCACCCCGAGAATCCGCAATTACGCCTGATCAAACAGGCGGCGCAGATCATCCAGTCCGGCGGCGTGGTGGCCTTGCCCACCGATTCCTGCTACGCGCTGGTGTGCCAGCTCGACGACAAGGGCGCCGTCGAGCGCCTGCGCCGCATCCGTGGCGTGGATGAAAAGCATCATCTGACCTTGCTGTGCCGCGACTTGAGCGAACTGGGCTTGTATGCCCGCGTCGACAACCGCCAGTTCCGCCTGCTCAAGGCGGGCACGCCGGGCGCCTACACCTTCATCCTGGAGGCGACCAAGGAAGTGCCGCGCCGCCTCAGCCATCCTTCGCGCAAGACCATCGGCCTGCGCGTGCCGCAGCACCGCATCGTGCAAAGCCTGCTGGAAGAACTGGGCCAGCCCCTGCTGGGTGCGACCCTGACCCTGCCTGGCGATGAAGACAGCCTGACGGATGCCGACACGATCCGCGAACGGCTGGAAAAGCTGCTCGACCTGATCATCGATGGCGGCGTCTGCGCGCATGGCCCCAGTACCGTGATCGACCTGACGGGACCGGAGCCGGAAGTGGTGCGCGTGGGACGCGGCGACCCGGCCGTTCTGGGCTTGTAG
- the ftsB gene encoding cell division protein FtsB, which translates to MRLITLALAALLLLIQFPLWLGKGGWLRVADMEAQVAQANKKNMELKARNAKLESEVRDLKDGTGAVEERARYELGMVKQNEIFVQIVRKGQTPPLLETPVDAAAPH; encoded by the coding sequence ATGCGCCTGATTACGCTCGCCCTGGCAGCCCTGCTGCTGCTGATCCAATTTCCCCTCTGGCTGGGTAAAGGCGGCTGGCTGCGTGTTGCCGACATGGAAGCCCAAGTGGCGCAGGCCAACAAGAAGAATATGGAATTGAAGGCGAGAAACGCCAAGCTCGAATCCGAAGTGCGCGACCTGAAAGATGGTACGGGTGCCGTCGAGGAGCGTGCCCGCTATGAGCTGGGCATGGTCAAACAGAATGAGATTTTCGTGCAGATCGTGCGCAAGGGCCAGACCCCGCCACTGCTGGAAACACCGGTGGACGCTGCTGCGCCACATTAA
- the eno gene encoding phosphopyruvate hydratase has product MSAIVDIIGREILDSRGNPTVECDVLLESGVMGRAAVPSGASTGSREAVELRDGDAKRYFGKGVLQACENINTEISEAIMGLDANEQAFLDRTLIDLDGTENKSRLGANAILAVSMAVAKAAAEEAGLPLYRYFGGSGAMQMPVPMMNVINGGAHADNNLDIQEFMIIPVGAPSFKEAVRYGAEVFHTLKKILHKKGLNTNVGDEGGFAPSLANHEEAIKLIIQAIEEAGYEPGTQIAIGLDCAASEFYKNGKYEMEGEGLSLTATEFTNLLATWCDKYPIISIEDAMHEGDWDGWAILTAELGKKVQLVGDDLYVTNTKILKEGIQKGIANSILIKINQIGTLTETFAAIEMAKRAGYTAVISHRSGETEDSTIADIAVATNALQIKTGSMSRSDRMAKYNQLLRIEEDLGDIASYPGRDAFYNLK; this is encoded by the coding sequence ATGAGTGCTATTGTTGATATTATCGGTCGCGAAATCCTGGACTCGCGCGGCAATCCGACCGTCGAATGCGATGTGTTGCTGGAATCGGGCGTGATGGGCCGTGCGGCCGTACCGTCGGGTGCCTCGACCGGTTCGCGCGAAGCCGTGGAATTGCGCGATGGCGATGCCAAGCGCTACTTCGGCAAGGGCGTGCTGCAAGCATGCGAAAACATCAACACCGAAATCTCCGAAGCCATCATGGGCCTGGACGCCAATGAACAGGCGTTCCTGGACCGTACCTTGATCGACCTGGACGGCACGGAAAACAAATCGCGCCTGGGCGCCAACGCCATCCTGGCCGTCTCCATGGCCGTGGCCAAGGCTGCCGCCGAAGAAGCGGGCTTGCCGCTGTACCGCTATTTCGGCGGTTCGGGCGCCATGCAAATGCCAGTGCCGATGATGAACGTCATCAACGGCGGCGCACACGCCGACAACAACCTGGATATCCAGGAATTCATGATCATTCCCGTGGGCGCCCCGTCGTTCAAGGAAGCCGTCCGCTACGGCGCGGAAGTATTCCACACGCTGAAAAAGATCCTGCACAAGAAGGGCCTGAACACCAACGTGGGCGACGAAGGCGGTTTCGCGCCATCGCTGGCCAACCATGAAGAAGCCATCAAGCTGATCATCCAGGCCATCGAAGAAGCGGGCTACGAGCCAGGCACGCAGATCGCCATCGGTCTCGATTGCGCCGCGTCCGAGTTCTACAAGAACGGCAAGTACGAAATGGAAGGCGAAGGCCTGAGCCTGACGGCCACCGAGTTCACCAACCTGCTGGCGACCTGGTGCGACAAGTACCCGATCATCTCGATCGAAGACGCGATGCATGAAGGCGACTGGGACGGCTGGGCAATCCTGACGGCGGAACTGGGCAAGAAGGTGCAACTGGTCGGCGACGACCTGTATGTCACCAACACCAAGATCCTGAAAGAAGGCATCCAGAAGGGCATCGCCAACTCGATCCTGATCAAGATCAACCAGATCGGCACCCTGACGGAAACCTTCGCTGCCATTGAAATGGCCAAGCGCGCCGGCTACACGGCCGTCATTTCGCACCGCTCGGGCGAAACGGAAGACTCGACCATCGCCGATATCGCCGTTGCCACGAACGCCCTGCAGATCAAGACCGGCTCGATGTCGCGTTCGGACCGCATGGCCAAGTACAACCAGCTGCTGCGTATCGAGGAAGACCTGGGCGACATCGCCAGCTACCCTGGCCGCGATGCGTTCTATAATCTGAAGTAA
- a CDS encoding 3',5'-nucleoside bisphosphate phosphatase: protein MLKVDLHCHSNISDGVLSPAAVAAHARKAGVDVWALTDHDEVSGVAAARAAALDLGMRFVAGVEISITWAGQTVHIVGLQVDENNPGLVQGLHQTRSGRDARGREIARQLDLAGIPDAYEGALKFVGNPDLMSRTHFARYIVETGKCANIPDVFKKYLSEGKPGYVEHRWATLAEAVGWIRGAGGVAVIAHPGRYRFSDMAQGVLFDEFKQLGGVAIEVVTGSHSPDQYPEYAQLANAYGFLASRGTDFHAPDESRVDFAMLPPLPANVTPIWHDWF from the coding sequence ATGCTTAAAGTCGACCTGCATTGTCATTCGAATATCTCCGACGGCGTGTTGTCACCGGCCGCCGTGGCCGCGCACGCGCGCAAGGCTGGCGTCGACGTGTGGGCGCTGACGGACCACGATGAAGTGTCCGGCGTCGCCGCCGCGCGCGCGGCCGCGCTGGACCTGGGCATGCGCTTCGTGGCCGGCGTGGAAATTTCCATCACCTGGGCCGGCCAGACCGTGCACATCGTGGGCTTGCAAGTCGATGAAAACAATCCGGGCCTGGTGCAGGGCTTGCACCAGACACGTTCGGGGCGCGACGCGCGCGGCCGCGAAATCGCCCGCCAGCTGGACCTGGCCGGCATCCCCGACGCCTATGAAGGGGCCTTGAAATTTGTCGGCAACCCGGATTTGATGTCGCGCACGCACTTTGCCCGCTACATCGTGGAAACGGGGAAATGCGCGAACATCCCTGACGTGTTCAAGAAATACCTGTCGGAAGGCAAGCCGGGCTACGTCGAGCACCGCTGGGCCACCCTGGCCGAGGCCGTGGGCTGGATACGTGGCGCGGGCGGCGTGGCCGTCATCGCCCATCCGGGCCGCTACCGCTTCAGCGACATGGCACAAGGCGTGCTGTTCGATGAATTCAAGCAACTCGGCGGCGTGGCCATCGAAGTCGTCACGGGCAGCCATAGTCCGGACCAGTATCCGGAATACGCGCAGCTGGCCAACGCCTACGGCTTCCTCGCCTCGCGCGGCACGGATTTCCATGCGCCGGACGAGTCGCGCGTGGATTTTGCCATGCTGCCGCCTTTGCCTGCCAACGTCACGCCCATCTGGCACGACTGGTTCTAG
- a CDS encoding site-2 protease family protein, whose amino-acid sequence MSDFNTIVQTIAVYLVPVLFAISLHEAAHGYAARYFGDPTASNEGRLSLNPIRHIDPFGTILLPLILYFTIQVPFGYAKPVPVDFSRLRNPKKQMAWVAFAGPGANFVMGFGWMIAFVVLSVLPPTEMGMFFRKMAGAGVSVNAAMFVFNLIPVPPLDGGRIMTGLLPMSLARPYASIERYSLYVFGALVLLMYTGILNRALLAAIEFVIGIFVTLVTPLTAILT is encoded by the coding sequence ATGAGCGATTTCAATACGATAGTCCAGACCATTGCGGTGTACCTGGTGCCGGTGCTGTTTGCCATTTCCCTGCACGAGGCGGCGCACGGCTATGCCGCCCGCTATTTCGGCGACCCCACGGCCTCGAACGAGGGCAGGCTGAGCCTCAATCCCATCCGGCATATCGATCCTTTCGGCACGATATTGCTGCCCTTGATACTGTATTTCACGATCCAGGTACCGTTTGGCTATGCCAAGCCGGTGCCCGTCGATTTCAGCCGCCTGCGCAATCCGAAGAAGCAGATGGCGTGGGTGGCGTTTGCCGGTCCTGGCGCCAATTTCGTCATGGGCTTCGGCTGGATGATCGCCTTTGTCGTCCTCAGCGTCCTGCCGCCGACGGAAATGGGCATGTTTTTCCGCAAGATGGCGGGCGCCGGCGTCAGCGTGAATGCGGCCATGTTTGTCTTTAACCTGATCCCCGTGCCACCGCTCGATGGCGGGCGCATCATGACGGGCTTGCTGCCGATGAGCCTGGCGCGTCCCTACGCCAGCATCGAGCGCTACAGCCTGTATGTCTTCGGCGCCCTGGTGCTGCTGATGTACACGGGCATCTTGAACCGCGCCTTGCTGGCGGCGATCGAATTTGTCATTGGCATTTTTGTCACCCTGGTCACGCCCCTGACGGCCATCTTGACTTGA
- a CDS encoding gamma carbonic anhydrase family protein, translating to MTLYQLGADAPQIDASAFVADTANVIGKVTLEANTSVWFGATLRGDNERITVGANSNVQEGAVLHTDPGYPLDIGQNVTIGHQAMLHGCTIGDGALIGIQAVILNGAKIGKGCLVGAGALVTEGKEFPDNMLIIGSPAKAVRTLTADDITRLQGNAVNYVQRGQLFNTQLKKIG from the coding sequence ATGACACTCTACCAATTGGGCGCCGATGCGCCACAGATTGACGCTTCCGCTTTTGTTGCCGACACGGCCAACGTGATCGGCAAGGTGACGCTGGAAGCGAATACCTCCGTATGGTTCGGCGCGACGCTTCGCGGCGACAATGAACGCATCACCGTGGGCGCCAACAGCAATGTGCAGGAAGGCGCCGTACTGCACACGGACCCCGGCTACCCGCTGGACATCGGCCAGAACGTGACCATCGGCCACCAGGCGATGCTGCATGGCTGCACGATCGGCGATGGCGCCCTGATCGGCATCCAGGCCGTGATCCTGAACGGCGCGAAGATCGGCAAAGGGTGCCTGGTCGGCGCGGGCGCGCTGGTCACGGAAGGCAAGGAATTTCCCGACAATATGCTGATCATCGGCTCGCCGGCGAAAGCCGTGCGGACCCTGACGGCAGACGATATCACCAGGCTACAAGGCAACGCCGTGAACTATGTGCAACGCGGCCAGCTATTTAATACGCAACTCAAGAAGATTGGATAA
- the htpX gene encoding protease HtpX, with protein MKRIVLFIATNLAVMLVLSLVLSLLGVGNPARGSTLNLGSLLMFSLVVGFTGSIFSLLISKPMAKWSTGARVIDNPTSSTELWLVNTVRALSERAGIGMPEVAVYEGDANAFATGAFKNSALVAVSTGLLQSMNRDEVEAVLGHEIAHVANGDMVTLTLIQGVVNTFVVFMARVVGFFVDNVLLKNNNREGGGRGIGYFVTVMVCEVIFGLLASIIVAWFSRQREFRADAGSAKLLGSPTPMMHALARLGGVPPGELPQSMQALGISGGNGGWGALFATHPPIEQRIAALRGVQ; from the coding sequence ATGAAACGTATCGTCCTTTTTATTGCAACCAACCTGGCCGTGATGCTGGTGCTGTCGCTCGTCCTCAGCTTGTTGGGCGTGGGCAATCCGGCGCGGGGCAGCACCCTGAACCTGGGCAGCCTGCTGATGTTTTCGCTGGTGGTGGGTTTTACAGGGTCGATCTTTTCGCTGTTGATCAGCAAACCGATGGCCAAGTGGAGCACGGGCGCGCGCGTCATCGACAACCCCACCTCGTCGACGGAATTGTGGCTGGTCAATACCGTGCGCGCCCTGTCCGAGCGGGCCGGCATCGGCATGCCGGAAGTGGCCGTGTACGAAGGCGACGCGAATGCGTTTGCCACGGGCGCGTTCAAGAATTCGGCGCTGGTGGCCGTCTCCACCGGCTTGCTGCAGAGCATGAACCGCGATGAAGTCGAAGCCGTGCTGGGCCATGAAATCGCCCACGTCGCCAACGGCGACATGGTGACCTTGACCCTGATCCAGGGCGTGGTGAATACCTTTGTCGTCTTCATGGCCCGCGTCGTGGGGTTCTTTGTCGACAATGTGCTGTTGAAAAATAACAATCGCGAAGGCGGCGGACGCGGCATCGGTTACTTTGTGACCGTGATGGTGTGCGAAGTCATCTTTGGCTTGCTTGCTTCCATCATCGTCGCCTGGTTCTCGCGCCAGCGCGAATTCCGTGCCGATGCCGGTTCCGCCAAGCTGCTGGGCAGCCCGACGCCGATGATGCATGCGCTGGCCCGCCTGGGCGGCGTGCCGCCGGGCGAACTGCCCCAATCGATGCAGGCGCTGGGCATCAGCGGCGGCAATGGCGGCTGGGGCGCGCTGTTCGCCACCCATCCACCGATCGAGCAACGCATCGCCGCCCTGCGTGGCGTGCAATAA
- a CDS encoding alpha/beta fold hydrolase — translation MKLSRSEFINIRGARTHVRHWGREGAPILFMVHGWMDVAASFQFVVDELQGDWHVIAPDWRGFGLSDYTQSDTYWFPDYLADLDAMLLHYSPDAPVKLLGHSMGANVAGLYAGVRPERISRFINLEGFGMMATKPEQAPGRYAKWLAELREPPAMRSYPSQQAVAERLQKTNPRLPDARAAFLAEHWSAQNEAGEWDILGDPRHKRVNPILYQVEEVMACWRRITAPVLWVEADDTNMWQWMGPKEEARIEIDRRLACIKDVRCEMMADAGHMLHHDQPAELARLVETFLAQ, via the coding sequence ATGAAACTTTCCCGTTCCGAATTCATCAACATCCGCGGTGCCCGCACGCATGTGCGCCACTGGGGCCGCGAAGGCGCGCCCATCCTGTTCATGGTGCACGGCTGGATGGACGTGGCCGCCTCGTTCCAGTTCGTCGTCGACGAATTGCAAGGCGACTGGCATGTGATCGCCCCCGACTGGCGCGGTTTTGGCCTGAGCGATTACACGCAATCGGACACCTACTGGTTCCCCGATTACCTGGCCGACCTGGACGCCATGCTGCTGCATTATTCGCCGGACGCGCCCGTCAAGCTGCTCGGCCACAGCATGGGCGCCAACGTGGCCGGCCTGTACGCGGGCGTGCGGCCCGAGCGCATCAGCCGCTTCATCAACCTGGAAGGCTTCGGCATGATGGCGACGAAGCCCGAGCAGGCGCCGGGCCGCTACGCCAAGTGGCTAGCTGAATTGCGCGAGCCGCCCGCCATGCGCAGCTATCCGAGCCAACAGGCCGTGGCCGAGCGCCTGCAAAAGACCAATCCGCGCCTGCCCGACGCGCGCGCGGCCTTCCTGGCCGAGCACTGGTCGGCGCAGAACGAGGCGGGCGAGTGGGACATCCTGGGCGACCCGCGGCACAAGCGGGTCAATCCCATCCTGTACCAGGTGGAAGAAGTGATGGCATGCTGGCGCCGCATCACGGCGCCCGTGCTGTGGGTGGAGGCCGATGACACGAATATGTGGCAATGGATGGGGCCGAAGGAAGAGGCGCGCATTGAAATCGACCGGCGTTTGGCCTGCATCAAGGATGTGCGCTGCGAGATGATGGCGGATGCGGGCCACATGCTGCACCATGACCAGCCGGCGGAGCTGGCGCGCCTGGTGGAAACCTTCCTGGCGCAGTAA